A genome region from Chengkuizengella sp. SCS-71B includes the following:
- a CDS encoding Xaa-Pro peptidase family protein — translation MSQYTTRQNKLQQKLKDNLLHGFLLTQNVDIFYLTGSMQTGYLFIPVVGEPVFYVRRSVQRAQEESSCIVKALGSFRNFGETLKNDFPQVFKSKNKAVIATEFDVLPIQIFNRLQSIMPDVVWKDGSVFIREIRMIKSPDEISKIKFAASAVNQALETALSKLKAGMTEVEWMSEIEYSLRLQGHVGLMRMRGFNQELVTGMVAAGISAAKPTYFDGPAGGEGLSPASPQGSGKNIIDKNVPILVDLGCCIDGYVIDQTRTVVIGELSEELVKAYQTSEQILKSTEALLKPGTICEDLYINALELADEAGLKDHFMGYGADQVKFLGHGIGMEIDEYPVLAKGFKYELEPGMVIAVEPKFTFPENGVVGIEDTYLITEDGFEKLSITRDGIINVNELST, via the coding sequence ATGTCACAATACACAACTAGGCAAAATAAGTTGCAACAAAAGTTAAAGGACAATCTATTACATGGTTTTTTACTCACTCAAAATGTAGATATTTTTTATTTAACTGGGTCTATGCAAACAGGATATTTGTTTATCCCAGTAGTAGGAGAACCTGTTTTTTATGTACGTCGAAGTGTACAACGTGCTCAAGAAGAAAGTTCTTGTATCGTAAAAGCTTTGGGGTCTTTTCGGAATTTTGGAGAAACACTTAAAAATGATTTTCCCCAAGTTTTCAAATCTAAAAATAAAGCTGTAATAGCAACTGAGTTTGATGTGCTTCCTATTCAAATATTTAATAGACTACAATCCATTATGCCTGATGTAGTGTGGAAGGACGGATCAGTCTTTATTCGAGAAATTAGAATGATTAAATCTCCTGATGAAATTTCAAAAATTAAATTTGCAGCAAGTGCAGTTAATCAAGCATTGGAAACAGCTTTAAGTAAACTGAAGGCAGGCATGACTGAAGTGGAGTGGATGAGTGAAATTGAATACTCTCTTCGTTTACAAGGGCATGTTGGGTTAATGAGAATGAGAGGATTTAACCAAGAGCTTGTTACTGGTATGGTAGCTGCTGGTATTTCAGCAGCAAAACCTACTTATTTTGATGGACCTGCTGGAGGAGAGGGGTTAAGTCCAGCAAGTCCTCAGGGGTCAGGGAAAAACATCATAGATAAAAATGTACCAATATTGGTTGATTTAGGCTGTTGTATTGACGGTTATGTTATTGACCAAACTCGAACTGTGGTAATAGGAGAATTATCAGAGGAATTAGTCAAAGCTTACCAAACTTCTGAACAAATTCTAAAATCCACCGAGGCTTTGTTAAAACCAGGTACTATTTGTGAAGATTTATATATTAATGCACTCGAACTGGCAGATGAAGCAGGGTTAAAAGATCATTTTATGGGATATGGAGCAGATCAAGTGAAATTTTTAGGGCATGGTATAGGCATGGAAATTGATGAATACCCCGTACTTGCTAAAGGGTTTAAATACGAACTTGAACCTGGAATGGTCATTGCAGTTGAACCCAAATTTACTTTTCCTGAAAATGGTGTTGTGGGAATAGAAGATACATACCTTATAACGGAAGATGGATTTGAGAAATTATCAATTACTAGAGATGGAATTATTAATGTAAATGAACTTTCTACATAG
- a CDS encoding class I SAM-dependent methyltransferase: protein MENSMIFPYSEQDFNKTELAPSYRVELRDPNNEKLDKFIKANVVSDWSDLSWGKIGKPYIVNKMSVNRLNWEKENKQDMSVKTSWEFFNRSFHEWFVKDVPSELSEKKKEFRKSLSKFNMNEVKMALGDTVKLNLWNYVHRIQDGIWDPRGKRALFEGLDVNNPRILFLGAAEGYEAMQLAAMYPGAEVVLVDYDEYCKTHRFEEFSSTYPFLGENPSTGSAKVWYKDEMNIEYEVEDIRNLKYGKEFDIVLSVGLLEHAPDEHKSEILDMHRRFVKPGGYVIMTTPRNQFRSRIYYNIMADVMNHMYRELMDIRQMGLYVYEAGFDIIRHGFIKVHNGIIAQVR from the coding sequence TTGGAAAACTCCATGATTTTTCCATACAGCGAACAAGATTTTAATAAAACTGAGTTAGCTCCGAGCTATAGAGTTGAATTAAGAGACCCAAACAATGAAAAACTAGATAAATTTATCAAAGCGAATGTAGTTAGTGATTGGTCTGATTTAAGCTGGGGAAAGATTGGCAAGCCGTATATTGTAAATAAGATGTCAGTAAATCGTCTCAATTGGGAAAAAGAAAACAAACAGGACATGTCAGTGAAAACCTCTTGGGAATTCTTTAACCGCTCTTTCCATGAGTGGTTTGTAAAGGATGTTCCTAGTGAATTGTCAGAAAAAAAGAAAGAGTTCAGAAAGAGTTTATCCAAATTTAATATGAATGAAGTGAAAATGGCACTAGGTGACACCGTAAAGTTAAACTTATGGAATTATGTACACCGGATTCAAGATGGTATTTGGGACCCGCGTGGAAAACGTGCTCTATTTGAAGGATTGGATGTAAACAACCCCCGTATTTTATTTTTAGGTGCTGCTGAAGGTTATGAAGCAATGCAGCTAGCAGCGATGTATCCTGGGGCGGAAGTCGTTCTAGTAGACTATGATGAATATTGCAAAACACACCGATTTGAAGAGTTTTCCTCTACATATCCATTTCTAGGTGAAAACCCTTCAACAGGCAGTGCTAAAGTTTGGTACAAAGATGAAATGAATATTGAGTACGAAGTGGAAGATATTCGAAATCTTAAGTACGGAAAAGAATTTGATATAGTCTTAAGTGTGGGTTTATTAGAACATGCACCAGATGAGCATAAGTCTGAAATTTTAGATATGCACCGACGATTTGTAAAACCAGGAGGATATGTCATCATGACGACACCTCGCAATCAATTTCGTTCTAGAATATATTACAACATTATGGCGGATGTAATGAATCATATGTACAGAGAATTAATGGATATTCGCCAAATGGGGTTATATGTATATGAGGCGGGTTTTGATATAATAAGACATGGATTTATAAAAGTTCATAACGGAATAATAGCTCAAGTCAGGTAA
- a CDS encoding cytochrome P450, which produces MEKVVFDLYSPEYQENPYPTLSYFREHNERIHEFTIKRGTNEVKSWLVTRYNDVVTLMKDERITKDILNVMSKNEIQQQNYIEEYEFFINNMLFNDPPDHGRLRSLVHKVFFPRMIEGLRTRIEEISKSLLNQMETKTNVDLMEDYAIPLPIIVISEMMGIPEKDRNQFRIWSNASTSVANGDEEIEKLNSYIKDFIHYLETIIEERRQSPQDDIISGLVMAQEDGQKLSKKELLSMLFLLIVAGHETTVNLIGNGMLSLLQHPEQLGKLRKHPELVGRAVEELLRFTNPVEFATARYAIEDFTLYEKEIKKGDMIFLSLAAANRDPNYFVNPEELDITREENKHIAFGFGMHHCLGAPLARLESQIAFQALIQRFPNIKLKVNEKELRWRQSEIFRGLLELPVSLK; this is translated from the coding sequence ATGGAAAAAGTTGTTTTTGATCTTTACTCACCAGAATATCAGGAGAATCCGTATCCAACACTATCTTATTTTAGAGAACACAATGAACGTATCCATGAATTTACAATTAAAAGAGGGACTAACGAAGTAAAGAGCTGGTTAGTAACACGTTATAATGATGTTGTAACCCTTATGAAAGATGAGAGGATTACAAAAGATATCTTAAATGTGATGTCTAAAAACGAAATACAACAACAAAATTATATTGAAGAATATGAGTTTTTTATTAACAATATGTTGTTTAATGATCCACCTGATCATGGGCGATTACGCTCTTTGGTACATAAGGTTTTCTTTCCGCGTATGATTGAAGGTTTAAGAACAAGAATTGAGGAAATCTCTAAAAGCCTTCTTAATCAGATGGAAACAAAAACAAATGTAGACCTAATGGAAGATTATGCAATCCCTTTACCTATTATAGTTATTTCAGAAATGATGGGGATTCCAGAAAAAGATCGCAATCAGTTCAGAATCTGGTCAAATGCATCTACTAGTGTTGCAAACGGAGATGAGGAGATAGAGAAGCTCAACTCCTATATAAAAGATTTTATTCATTATCTTGAAACGATCATAGAAGAAAGAAGACAATCTCCACAAGATGATATTATTAGTGGTTTAGTCATGGCTCAGGAAGATGGACAGAAGCTTTCTAAAAAAGAACTCCTATCTATGCTTTTTCTCCTAATAGTCGCTGGTCATGAAACAACGGTAAATTTAATAGGAAATGGCATGTTATCTCTCCTTCAACATCCTGAACAGCTAGGCAAGTTGAGAAAGCATCCTGAACTTGTAGGTAGAGCAGTTGAAGAATTATTACGATTTACCAATCCTGTGGAATTTGCAACAGCTCGTTATGCGATAGAGGATTTTACTCTCTATGAAAAAGAAATTAAAAAGGGTGATATGATATTTTTAAGTCTTGCGGCAGCCAACCGTGATCCAAATTATTTTGTCAATCCAGAAGAGCTCGATATTACAAGAGAAGAAAACAAACATATTGCTTTTGGCTTTGGGATGCATCATTGTTTAGGAGCACCACTTGCTCGTCTGGAAAGCCAAATAGCATTTCAAGCTTTGATCCAACGATTTCCGAATATCAAACTTAAAGTGAACGAAAAAGAACTTAGGTGGCGACAATCTGAAATTTTCAGAGGACTTTTAGAGTTACCAGTTAGTCTAAAATAG